In Nostoc sp. GT001, a genomic segment contains:
- the alr gene encoding alanine racemase yields MLSRKQIPGVVPNQQCDTYAWFSQRAWVEIDLEALSYNVKQLVQFLSPRTQLMAVVKADAYGHGAVTVAQIAIQSGASCLGVATVPEAIQLREGGIQAPILILGATHTLEQIHAIAQWKLQPTLCSPKQALVFSDTLESMNHGSPVPVHIKLDTGMSRLGTDWRQAGEFVQLVQRLPHLNIASIYSHLATADDPDTTAMEEQHKRFEDAIAQIKAMGIQPPCLHLANSAAALTNPALHYDMVRVGLAVYGLYPATHLQNAIDLKPVLQLKARVTQVKTIAAGTAVSYGHKFIAPRELRLAVVGIGYADGVPRSLSNKMQVLIRGQRVSQIGTITMDQLMLDVSAIPNIQEGEVVTLLGEHGKEQISADDWAKQLNTISWEILCGFKHRLPRVAVM; encoded by the coding sequence TAAGTCGCAAACAAATCCCTGGTGTAGTTCCGAATCAGCAGTGCGATACCTACGCGTGGTTTTCGCAACGAGCTTGGGTAGAAATTGATTTAGAGGCGTTGTCGTACAATGTAAAGCAATTGGTGCAGTTTTTATCGCCGCGTACCCAGTTGATGGCAGTAGTAAAAGCTGATGCCTACGGACATGGAGCAGTAACAGTCGCCCAAATTGCCATCCAATCGGGAGCTAGTTGCTTAGGAGTGGCTACAGTTCCAGAAGCTATTCAATTGCGAGAAGGCGGGATTCAAGCGCCCATTTTGATTTTAGGGGCAACTCATACACTAGAGCAAATTCATGCGATCGCCCAATGGAAACTTCAGCCCACACTCTGTAGCCCTAAACAAGCTTTAGTATTTTCTGATACCTTAGAATCGATGAATCATGGTTCTCCAGTGCCCGTACACATTAAATTAGACACGGGAATGTCGAGGTTGGGAACTGATTGGCGGCAAGCTGGCGAATTTGTGCAATTAGTGCAGCGATTACCACATCTTAATATTGCCAGTATTTATTCTCATTTGGCGACAGCAGACGATCCTGATACCACGGCAATGGAAGAACAGCATAAACGATTTGAGGATGCGATCGCTCAAATCAAAGCAATGGGAATTCAACCGCCTTGCTTGCACTTGGCAAACTCAGCCGCCGCACTCACAAATCCGGCATTGCACTACGACATGGTGCGTGTAGGTTTAGCTGTTTACGGACTCTACCCAGCAACCCATTTACAAAATGCGATCGATCTCAAGCCCGTTTTGCAACTTAAGGCACGAGTTACCCAAGTCAAAACAATTGCCGCAGGAACAGCTGTTAGCTACGGGCATAAATTTATTGCCCCGCGTGAACTTCGCCTCGCCGTCGTGGGAATTGGCTATGCTGACGGTGTTCCTCGCAGTCTTTCTAACAAAATGCAGGTGTTAATTCGCGGTCAGCGGGTGTCGCAAATTGGGACAATTACAATGGATCAGTTGATGCTGGATGTGAGTGCCATACCCAATATCCAAGAAGGAGAAGTAGTCACCTTGCTAGGGGAACACGGAAAAGAACAAATTTCAGCGGACGATTGGGCAAAACAATTAAACACTATTTCTTGGGAAATTCTCTGTGGTTTCAAGCATCGTCTGCCTCGTGTTGCAGTTATGTAG
- a CDS encoding XisI protein yields MDKLKKYQQIIQQLLQEYAAISSQDPEIETQLIFDTEHHHYQLVNIGWKNQRRVYGCFLHLDIKDGKVWLQHNGTENEVGEDLANLGIPKQDIVIGFHSPFKRQFTDYAVG; encoded by the coding sequence ATGGATAAACTAAAAAAATATCAACAAATAATTCAGCAACTTCTCCAAGAATATGCTGCAATTTCTAGTCAAGATCCAGAAATTGAAACCCAATTAATTTTTGACACAGAACATCACCACTATCAACTTGTAAATATCGGTTGGAAAAATCAACGTCGTGTTTATGGTTGTTTTTTACATCTAGATATCAAAGATGGTAAAGTTTGGCTGCAACACAATGGGACAGAAAATGAAGTAGGAGAAGATTTAGCAAATTTAGGTATCCCCAAGCAGGATATTGTCATCGGTTTTCATTCGCCATTTAAGCGCCAATTTACAGATTATGCTGTGGGTTAA
- a CDS encoding XisH family protein, whose amino-acid sequence MPARDIFHNAVKKGLEKEGWKITHDPLPVSFELGDMYIDLGAERILAAEREGEKIAVEIKSFFKTSAISEFHTALGQFINYRLALSEQEPDRTLYLAVPIDTYTSFFTIRLVQNIIKTYQLKLITYQPVTEDIVEWIN is encoded by the coding sequence ATGCCAGCAAGAGATATCTTTCACAACGCAGTCAAAAAAGGGCTAGAAAAGGAAGGGTGGAAAATCACCCATGATCCCTTACCCGTCAGTTTCGAGTTAGGGGATATGTACATAGACTTAGGTGCAGAAAGAATTCTAGCAGCAGAAAGAGAGGGTGAAAAAATTGCTGTTGAAATTAAAAGCTTTTTTAAAACATCTGCAATTTCTGAATTTCACACAGCTTTAGGACAATTTATTAACTATCGACTAGCATTATCTGAACAAGAACCAGATCGGACTCTCTATTTAGCAGTTCCCATCGATACATATACTTCCTTCTTCACTATCAGACTTGTACAAAACATTATTAAAACATATCAACTTAAATTGATTACTTATCAGCCTGTAACAGAGGATATTGTCGAATGGATAAACTAA
- a CDS encoding tetratricopeptide repeat protein, whose protein sequence is MNGQSSSTPRDGKYLDFLQEVLLAVHNSNGDPIIVHTILQANLAKLDLHLADVLKIRATEKLAEAQPDQSLFDTGTNIFTFCNLLLDFVLGNRADNIEIIIAGYEIALTAFNRQDFPDSWGKVQTYLGNAYKSRIHGEYANNLEIAIAYSQEALTECTRDRFPQIWALSQHHLGNAYYERIRGERAENIETAIVCYQEALQRIYAQRQSLSLECDT, encoded by the coding sequence ATGAACGGTCAATCATCATCAACCCCTAGAGATGGCAAATACTTGGATTTTTTGCAAGAGGTATTGCTAGCAGTCCATAACAGCAATGGCGACCCAATAATAGTACATACCATATTACAAGCAAATCTGGCTAAATTAGATTTGCATTTGGCGGATGTGCTGAAAATTCGGGCAACAGAAAAACTAGCAGAAGCACAACCAGACCAATCACTATTTGATACAGGAACAAATATTTTTACTTTCTGTAATTTACTCCTAGATTTTGTCTTGGGGAATCGTGCCGACAATATCGAAATTATTATTGCTGGTTATGAAATAGCACTAACAGCTTTTAATCGCCAAGACTTTCCTGATAGTTGGGGAAAAGTACAAACTTATCTTGGTAATGCCTATAAATCCCGTATTCACGGAGAGTATGCTAATAACTTGGAAATTGCGATCGCCTATTCTCAGGAAGCACTGACAGAATGTACTCGCGATCGTTTTCCCCAAATATGGGCTTTGTCACAACATCATCTTGGTAATGCCTATTATGAGCGTATCCGTGGGGAAAGAGCAGAGAATATAGAAACAGCCATTGTCTGTTATCAAGAAGCATTACAAAGAATATACGCGCAACGCCAATCCCTATCGCTGGAGTGTGATACTTAA
- a CDS encoding tetratricopeptide repeat protein, giving the protein MSVIKKHYKEYTRNANPYRWSVILKDMGAAYSDRILGERADSLEAAISCYQESLTECTRERFPQDWAATQINLGNAYSNRIRGEEAENIEAAISCYEEALKESSRDRNPLFWGWIHMSLAKAYNERIRGEQADNLEKAIACGRKALEECTRDRFPRHWAMIQNNLGIAYSNRIFGEHAENLETAIACYQESLEERTRECLPYDWARTQNSLGSTYSKHPQ; this is encoded by the coding sequence TTGTCTGTTATCAAGAAGCATTACAAAGAATATACGCGCAACGCCAATCCCTATCGCTGGAGTGTGATACTTAAGGATATGGGTGCTGCCTACAGCGATCGCATCTTGGGAGAACGAGCCGATAGTTTAGAAGCAGCAATTTCCTGTTATCAAGAATCATTAACAGAATGCACTCGCGAGCGTTTCCCCCAAGATTGGGCAGCAACACAAATTAATCTTGGTAATGCCTACAGTAACCGCATCCGTGGAGAAGAAGCCGAAAATATAGAAGCAGCAATTTCTTGTTATGAAGAAGCATTAAAAGAATCCTCGCGCGATCGCAACCCTTTGTTTTGGGGTTGGATACACATGAGTCTTGCGAAAGCCTATAATGAGCGTATTCGTGGGGAACAAGCTGACAATTTGGAAAAAGCCATTGCCTGCGGTCGAAAAGCCTTAGAAGAATGTACTCGCGATCGCTTTCCCAGACACTGGGCAATGATACAAAATAATCTTGGCATTGCCTACAGTAATCGTATTTTTGGGGAACACGCGGAGAATTTGGAAACCGCCATTGCTTGCTATCAAGAATCACTAGAAGAACGCACTCGTGAGTGCTTACCTTATGATTGGGCAAGGACACAAAATAGTCTTGGCAGTACCTACAGTAAACATCCACAGTAG
- a CDS encoding response regulator: MSTTPIGSYRLFQKLHPLSLLAQLTSRRATGCLSVFTGIVSWSIYLEDGKLTYASYSDKLFERLDSHLRRLSQQIPALNSATRVQMRLMFETKNEHQSIPNADYQAICWLVNQDYITSVQAGSLIDELAKEVMESFLCLKEGSYEFSPESSLDEQPKFCHLDLRLLVEHCQKQLRNRQNIQSSIPAGANSQVFSTTQSSQVQPHLKIKLGQKLPIPINFDIPENNKITQPPVGKKLYTIACIDDSQTVLNSIKHFLDENTFSVVMINDPVKALMQILRSKPDLILLDVEMPSLDGYELCSLLRKHSAFKNTPIVMVTGRTGFIDRAKAKMVRSSGYLTKPFTQSELLKMVFKHLG; this comes from the coding sequence ATGAGCACAACTCCTATAGGTAGCTACAGGTTGTTCCAGAAACTACATCCGCTATCTCTGTTGGCACAATTAACAAGTCGGCGTGCTACGGGTTGCTTAAGCGTATTTACCGGGATAGTCTCTTGGTCAATCTATCTAGAGGACGGTAAACTTACTTATGCCTCCTATTCAGATAAACTATTTGAGCGCCTTGATAGTCACTTACGGCGTTTGAGTCAGCAAATTCCTGCTCTCAACAGCGCCACTCGCGTACAGATGCGGCTGATGTTTGAGACGAAAAATGAACATCAATCAATACCAAATGCGGATTACCAAGCTATTTGTTGGTTAGTCAATCAGGACTATATTACCTCTGTGCAAGCAGGAAGCCTGATAGACGAATTGGCAAAAGAAGTAATGGAATCATTTCTATGTTTAAAAGAAGGTAGCTATGAATTCAGTCCAGAAAGCTCTTTGGACGAACAACCAAAGTTCTGTCACCTGGATTTACGGTTGCTTGTTGAACACTGTCAAAAGCAATTACGAAATCGGCAAAATATTCAGTCATCAATTCCGGCTGGTGCAAATTCCCAAGTTTTTTCTACAACACAATCGTCTCAAGTTCAGCCACATCTAAAAATAAAGCTTGGGCAAAAATTGCCAATACCAATCAATTTTGATATTCCTGAGAATAATAAAATTACTCAGCCACCTGTTGGTAAAAAACTATATACGATTGCCTGCATTGATGATAGCCAAACTGTTTTGAATTCTATCAAACACTTTTTGGATGAAAACACATTTTCAGTTGTGATGATCAACGATCCGGTAAAAGCTTTAATGCAAATTCTACGGAGTAAGCCCGATCTGATTTTGCTGGATGTTGAAATGCCAAGTTTAGATGGCTATGAGCTATGTTCTTTATTACGAAAACATTCAGCTTTTAAAAATACACCGATCGTTATGGTGACTGGTAGAACAGGATTTATCGACAGGGCAAAGGCTAAAATGGTCAGATCGTCAGGATATTTAACCAAGCCTTTTACACAATCAGAATTGCTAAAAATGGTTTTTAAGCATCTTGGTTGA
- a CDS encoding response regulator — MSLTLLGTILIVEDSPSELELMSHYLKESGYNVIKASGAKEGLEKAVLEKPDAIVTDVVMPEMSGFELCRSLRRNPITAKVPIVVCSSKNQEIDRLWAMRQGADAYITKPYTREHLLRTIKSVVI, encoded by the coding sequence GTGAGCCTGACTTTGCTTGGCACAATTTTGATTGTAGAAGATTCTCCCAGTGAATTGGAATTAATGAGCCATTATCTCAAAGAGAGTGGTTACAACGTAATTAAAGCAAGTGGTGCAAAAGAGGGTTTAGAAAAAGCTGTGTTAGAAAAACCAGATGCGATCGTTACTGATGTAGTAATGCCAGAAATGAGCGGATTTGAATTGTGTCGTTCTCTGAGAAGAAATCCGATTACTGCAAAAGTGCCGATTGTGGTTTGTAGTTCTAAAAATCAAGAAATTGACCGTTTGTGGGCAATGAGACAAGGTGCAGATGCCTATATAACTAAACCTTACACCCGCGAACATCTCCTACGTACTATTAAATCAGTGGTAATTTGA
- a CDS encoding chemotaxis protein CheW, protein MTSTNITLSSKPIPNNLADSYLKFQLNQQTTAVLSMRHTQEAILVPVESITSIPNMPSCILGLMNWRSRIIWVVDLPRMLNLESLDYRLRQYNVIVIQVESLVLGLVVQEIKGTTKFIVDDIHSPIGQVTSSLVPYLCGCVVQQEEILLVLDAQAIAQSSILRSD, encoded by the coding sequence ATGACTAGTACAAACATTACTCTTTCTTCAAAACCAATCCCGAATAATTTAGCAGATAGTTATCTGAAGTTTCAGCTAAATCAACAAACTACTGCTGTTTTATCAATGAGGCATACGCAAGAAGCAATTCTTGTGCCTGTTGAATCTATTACGTCAATACCTAATATGCCATCCTGCATATTAGGATTAATGAATTGGCGGAGTCGGATAATTTGGGTAGTTGATTTACCAAGAATGCTCAATTTAGAATCCCTAGATTATCGACTGCGACAATACAATGTGATCGTTATCCAAGTGGAATCATTGGTGTTGGGATTAGTTGTACAAGAAATAAAAGGTACAACCAAGTTCATAGTTGATGATATTCATTCTCCTATCGGACAAGTGACATCCAGTTTAGTTCCTTATTTATGTGGGTGCGTTGTGCAACAGGAAGAAATATTACTGGTATTAGATGCACAGGCGATCGCGCAATCTTCTATTCTCCGCAGTGATTAG
- a CDS encoding methyl-accepting chemotaxis protein, whose amino-acid sequence MFNKTNTNQGNSAQNRASLISSQKAIGTVVKLPNKLTTENANNSSWNQGIAYFTRLGLVKKATILAIAIGTIPVLGIGAIAFGFANKSITKQITQSQQAEATGLSDKVNRFMLGRYGDIQVISNLLFLTNSQASISTQEKQAVLDRVVEAYKAYDSIAVFDRQGNLIVQSTGEPLENQKDRTFFQDALQKETPLISKPEAAKNTGVVSIYLAAPVKETRTGQTIGVVQARMPVKSLEEVTKNYAANGQQYYLLDASGTVFLSPQKELLGKEAKAEYSNLPKLLAAKKVNSFIEVPKTHKKQELVSYVPASTIDGLPDLNWQVLLATDTATVFEPQRQLLWIIAIGTAVTALIVGAIASRLAKLTTLPILNATAALAKLGQGKFNTRLEIEREDELGVLSANINLMAEQLQVLVKEQQQEVDVEGTKLLADITLRIRKVLKTEDIYHAAVKEVQRILKTDRVIIYSLNPGTLTGAVVAESLTGNWPEMLGVQIDDPYFREHYLESDHNEQVQAVADIHQDQSLKNADGYIQLLEKFAVKGHLIVPILAQEKLLGLLIAHHCETPRVWQQPEIDLFQQIATQVGYALEQAKLLEEIEKVRNVTISGSDETLQQQLLQLLNDVEGAARGDLTVRADVTAGEIGTVADFFNSIVESLRDIVTQVKQAAIHVNSAIGSNEGAIRHLAEEALTQAAEINRTLDAVDHMTQSMQAVAESAEKTAFIANHAAHTATKSGHAMDLTVQNILSLRETVGETAKKVKRLGESSQQISRVVSLINQIAIQTNLLAINAGIEAARAGEEGQGFAVVAEEVGELAVRSAAATQEIEQIVENIQRETSEVVQAMEIGTTQVVEGTRIVEEAKQSLSEILDVSSQIDFLVQSISTATASQVETSQSVSQLMKDIAAISQRTSDSSRQVSESLQQTVDISQQLQETVEAFKVS is encoded by the coding sequence ATGTTTAATAAAACTAACACGAATCAAGGTAATAGCGCTCAAAATCGAGCATCGCTGATTTCATCTCAAAAAGCCATTGGAACTGTAGTAAAGCTACCAAATAAGCTGACTACTGAAAATGCTAATAATTCTTCTTGGAATCAGGGGATTGCCTATTTTACCAGACTGGGATTGGTTAAGAAAGCGACTATTTTAGCGATCGCAATCGGTACAATACCAGTTTTGGGCATCGGTGCGATCGCTTTTGGTTTTGCCAACAAATCCATTACTAAGCAAATTACCCAATCTCAACAAGCCGAAGCCACTGGCTTGAGTGATAAAGTTAACCGCTTCATGCTGGGACGCTACGGTGATATTCAGGTAATATCAAACTTGCTATTTTTGACAAATTCTCAAGCTAGTATTAGTACTCAAGAAAAGCAAGCAGTCTTAGATCGGGTTGTCGAAGCCTACAAAGCCTATGACAGTATTGCTGTTTTCGATCGCCAAGGTAATTTGATTGTCCAGTCTACAGGCGAACCCCTGGAAAATCAAAAAGACCGTACCTTTTTTCAAGACGCTTTACAAAAAGAAACTCCTCTCATCAGCAAACCGGAAGCAGCAAAAAATACTGGTGTCGTGAGTATTTATCTAGCTGCACCTGTGAAAGAGACAAGAACGGGTCAAACTATTGGCGTCGTACAAGCACGTATGCCCGTAAAATCTTTAGAGGAAGTTACCAAAAACTACGCAGCCAACGGACAACAATATTATTTACTCGATGCTTCAGGAACCGTTTTCTTGAGTCCCCAAAAGGAATTATTGGGGAAAGAGGCTAAGGCAGAGTATTCTAATTTACCTAAACTGTTAGCAGCTAAAAAGGTAAATAGTTTTATAGAAGTTCCGAAAACTCACAAAAAACAAGAACTAGTTAGCTATGTACCAGCTAGTACGATCGATGGCTTACCCGATCTAAATTGGCAGGTACTTTTAGCTACAGATACCGCAACTGTATTTGAGCCGCAAAGACAATTGTTGTGGATTATAGCCATCGGTACAGCAGTAACAGCATTGATTGTAGGTGCGATCGCATCTCGGTTAGCTAAACTGACTACACTACCAATTCTCAATGCAACTGCGGCATTAGCAAAACTAGGTCAAGGTAAATTTAATACCCGTCTGGAAATTGAAAGAGAAGACGAATTAGGGGTATTGAGTGCAAATATCAACCTGATGGCCGAACAATTGCAGGTCTTAGTTAAAGAACAGCAACAGGAAGTAGACGTTGAAGGGACAAAATTACTAGCAGATATTACCCTACGGATTCGGAAAGTTCTTAAAACTGAAGATATTTATCACGCCGCAGTCAAAGAAGTTCAGCGAATTCTCAAAACAGACCGGGTAATCATTTATAGTCTGAATCCAGGTACTTTGACTGGCGCTGTCGTTGCGGAATCGTTAACTGGTAATTGGCCGGAAATGCTGGGAGTGCAAATTGATGACCCTTATTTTCGGGAACATTATCTAGAAAGCGATCACAATGAACAAGTGCAAGCAGTTGCCGATATTCATCAAGACCAAAGCTTGAAAAATGCCGACGGTTACATCCAACTGTTGGAAAAATTTGCTGTCAAAGGTCATTTAATCGTACCGATTCTTGCCCAAGAAAAACTTTTAGGCTTATTAATTGCTCATCATTGCGAAACTCCTCGTGTTTGGCAACAGCCGGAAATTGACTTGTTTCAACAAATAGCAACTCAAGTCGGCTATGCCTTAGAACAAGCCAAGTTATTAGAAGAAATCGAAAAAGTCAGAAATGTAACTATAAGTGGGTCAGACGAAACACTGCAACAACAACTTTTACAACTACTCAACGACGTAGAAGGTGCAGCCAGAGGCGATTTAACAGTGCGTGCAGATGTAACCGCTGGGGAAATTGGTACTGTTGCCGACTTCTTCAACTCCATTGTCGAAAGCCTCCGGGATATTGTTACCCAAGTTAAACAAGCTGCCATCCATGTAAATAGTGCCATTGGCTCTAACGAAGGAGCCATCCGCCACCTAGCAGAAGAAGCACTCACTCAAGCTGCCGAAATCAATCGCACCCTTGATGCTGTTGACCACATGACCCAATCTATGCAGGCTGTAGCCGAAAGTGCCGAAAAAACTGCCTTCATTGCTAACCATGCTGCTCATACCGCTACCAAGAGTGGACACGCAATGGATTTGACAGTACAAAACATCCTCTCTTTGCGGGAAACTGTCGGTGAAACTGCTAAGAAAGTGAAACGTTTGGGAGAGTCTTCGCAACAAATTTCTCGCGTGGTTTCTTTGATTAATCAAATAGCGATTCAAACTAACTTGCTTGCTATTAATGCCGGTATAGAAGCAGCACGTGCGGGTGAAGAAGGTCAAGGTTTTGCCGTAGTGGCTGAAGAAGTCGGCGAACTAGCAGTCAGGAGTGCCGCCGCAACCCAAGAAATTGAACAAATTGTTGAAAATATCCAACGAGAAACCAGTGAAGTAGTGCAAGCAATGGAAATAGGTACTACCCAAGTGGTAGAAGGTACTCGAATTGTGGAGGAAGCTAAACAAAGTCTGAGTGAAATTTTGGATGTATCTTCTCAAATTGACTTCTTAGTGCAGTCGATTTCCACTGCAACTGCATCTCAGGTTGAAACATCACAAAGTGTTAGCCAATTGATGAAAGATATCGCTGCTATATCACAACGTACTAGCGATTCTTCTCGCCAAGTTTCTGAATCTCTGCAACAAACTGTGGATATTTCCCAGCAGTTGCAAGAGACTGTCGAGGCTTTCAAAGTTAGTTAA